The genomic DNA CTCGAGGGTCGCGCCGGTGGCGCCGAGCAGACGGGCGGAGCGGATGATGCGGCGCATCAGACGGCGCAGGATGTAGCCGCGGCCCTCGTTGGACGGGGTGACGCCGTCGAGGACGAGCATCATCGCGGTACGGGCGTGGTCGGCGATGACGCGGAACCGGACGTCGTTCTCGTGCTTCTCGCCGTAGACGGAGCCGGTGATCTCCTGGGCGGCGTCGATGACCGGACGCAGCAGATCGGTCTCGTAGACGTTATCCACGTCCTGGAGGATGGCGGCCACGCGCTCGACGCCCATGCCGGTGTCGATGTTCTTCTTCGGCAGCTCACCCAGGATCTCGAAGTTGCCCTTCTTGTCGCCTTCGCCGCGCTCGAACTGCATGAACACCAGGTTCCAGATCTCGAGGTAACGGTTGTCGTCGACGGCCGGTCCGCCGTCCTGGCCGTACTCGGGACCGCGGTCGTAGTAGATCTCCGAACAGGGGCCGGCCGGGCCCGGGATACCCATGGACCAGTAGTTGTCCTCCATGCCCAGGCGCTGGATGCGCTCCGCCGGGACGCCGATCTGCTTCTCCCAGATCTCCGCGGCCTCATCGTCGTCGAGGTAGACGGTGACCCAGAGACGCTCCGGATCCAGGCCGTAGCCACCTTCCTCGAGCGGGTTGGTCAGCAGCGCCCACGCGTGCTTGATGGCGCCTTCCTTGAAGTAGGCGCCGAAGGAGAAGTTGCCCGCCATCTGGAAGAACGTGTTGTGTCGGGTGGTGACGCCGACCTCCTCGATGTCCAGGGTGCGCACGCACTTCTGGATCGAGGTGGCGGTGCCGTTCTCGAACGGCGGATTCTGCTGGCCCAGGAAGTACGGCTTGAAGGGGACCATGCCGGCGTTGACGAACAGCAGGGTCGGGTCATCCAGGATGAGCGACGCGCTGGGAACCGCGGTGTGTCCCAGGTTGACGAAGTGGTTGGTGAACCGATCCCGGATCTCGTGAGTCTGCACTGGAGCCTTCCTGACGTTGGGGGCGCTGAACTACTAAACGATTGTCAGCGCACTACATTACCCCCGGCCCCGGACAATCCCACGAAGACGTCCCAGGAACTGGGAAATGCGAGACTCCTGACCGTGGTCGGTGGGCTGATAGTACACGGCGTCGGCGAGTTCATCGGGAAGGTACTGCTGGGCGAGCACGCCCCGCGGATCGTCATGCGGGTAGCGGTAGCCGACGGCGCTGCCGACGCGGGTGGCGCCCTCGTAATGGCCGTCGCGCAGGTGCGGCGGCACGGGACCGAGCCGGCCAGCCTGCACGTCGGCCTGCGCCTTGTTGATGGCCATGTACACCGCGTTGGACTTGGGGGCCGTGGCCAGGTGCACGGTCGCCTGGGCCAGCGCCAGACGCCCCTCCGGCATGCCGATGAACTGGACCGCCTCCGCGGCGGCGACGGCGCTCTGCAGTGCCGTCGGATCGGCCATGCCGATGTCCTCCGAGGCGTGGACGACCAGCCGGCGGGCGATGAAGCGCGGGTCCTCCCCCGCCTCGATCATCCGGGCCAGGTAGTGCAGGGCGGCGTCGACGTCGGAGCCGCGAATCGATTTGATGAACGCGCTGATCACGTCGTAGTGCTGGTCGCCGTCGCGGTCGTAGCGAACGACGGCGCGGTTGACGTTGTTGCGGACGGTCTCCAGCGTCAGCTCCCCGCCGTCCTCGACCGCCTCCGCGGCGGCCTCCAGGTAGGTCAGCGACCGGCGGGCGTCTCCGCCGGCGAGCAGGACGATCTGCTCGATGGCGTCCTCGCTGACCCGGATTCGGTTGTCCAGACCGCGTTTGTCCTCGATGGCGCGGCGCAGAACGGTGCGCAGTCCCTCCGGCTCCAGCGAAACCAGCTGCAGCAGCAGGGAGCGGGACAGCAGTGGGGAGACGACGCTGAAGGAGGGGTTCTCGGTGGTCGCCGCCACCAGCAGCACCGTACGGTTCTCGACCGCGCCGAGCAGCGCGTCCTGCTGGGTCTTGGAGAAGCGGTGGACCTCGTCGATGAACAGGACCGTGCGCTTGCCCTCAATGAGGTCGCGGCGGGCGCGGTCAATGACCGCGCGGACCTGCTTGACCCCGGAATTGAGGGCGGAGAGGCCGACGAAGTTCTGCCCCATCGCCGCCGCAATGAGCGAGGCGACGGTGGTCTTGCCCGTTCCCGGCGGTCCGTAGAGAATGACGCTGGCTTCACCTGATCCCTCCACCAGACGACGAAGGGGTTTGCCCTCGCCGAGGAGGTGGTCCTGCCCGACGATCTCGTCGAGGCTGCGCGGTCGCATCCGCGCGGCCAGCGGCGCCCCCGGGCCATGGGCAAAAAAGCTCGTTCCACGGGCGCCGACCTGGTCGTCCGCGGAGACGGCGCCCTCGGCGCGGAATTCGCCTCCGCCGCCGGCGTCGAAGAGCGCGTCCTGTGCCATCGCTGAGCTACTTCAGGCCGGGTTCAGCGACCCTGGCCGCCACCTCGGCGGCGAAGGCCGCGACCACCGGGTGCTCCGGTGCACGGCCGGCGGCGGCGAAGCGCTGGAGGGCCTCAAAGGTCTCGTAGAAATCGCGGCGCACCAGGAGCTCGTCCTGGGTGAACGGGGCCTCGGAGG from Corynebacterium guangdongense includes the following:
- a CDS encoding replication-associated recombination protein A, with amino-acid sequence MAQDALFDAGGGGEFRAEGAVSADDQVGARGTSFFAHGPGAPLAARMRPRSLDEIVGQDHLLGEGKPLRRLVEGSGEASVILYGPPGTGKTTVASLIAAAMGQNFVGLSALNSGVKQVRAVIDRARRDLIEGKRTVLFIDEVHRFSKTQQDALLGAVENRTVLLVAATTENPSFSVVSPLLSRSLLLQLVSLEPEGLRTVLRRAIEDKRGLDNRIRVSEDAIEQIVLLAGGDARRSLTYLEAAAEAVEDGGELTLETVRNNVNRAVVRYDRDGDQHYDVISAFIKSIRGSDVDAALHYLARMIEAGEDPRFIARRLVVHASEDIGMADPTALQSAVAAAEAVQFIGMPEGRLALAQATVHLATAPKSNAVYMAINKAQADVQAGRLGPVPPHLRDGHYEGATRVGSAVGYRYPHDDPRGVLAQQYLPDELADAVYYQPTDHGQESRISQFLGRLRGIVRGRG